The following coding sequences are from one Paramormyrops kingsleyae isolate MSU_618 chromosome 21, PKINGS_0.4, whole genome shotgun sequence window:
- the LOC111841026 gene encoding protein crumbs homolog 1-like produces the protein SEGALSDKDTDVCDSNPCQNGGSCEKSFASYTCHCSNENQNGIVYGGRNCTQVLVGCRGRQCHNGGTCFPFLSDEVHVYECLCPSGFTGTYCQESTTFSFETNGYVHLETSTPDTKADLNVTLSFRTLQGEGLLFQRDVGGLLHRLQLSRGHVHLSLLEHSEPAVSLALPQNVTDGWWHTVEIILGQEGLSVGLLDSSCQEDCENQMAVKSNWTQLELTRRSMFIGGVRGEGEAGPPHFIGCLRDLRVDDVPLVPVHWPKGSTESLTHGCIERDRCVDDPCQSRGRCHNQWLSYKCECDSPFEGQDCSEENIAGRFGDGELESYAVFTIDDDPGQDIVLSMRVRTRRRSGLLLALVNSSGSYLRLWLQDGKATVRAERSPSLTGRLALSDGALHHVTVRVQQDQMALFLSSQKQGEVSVSMPPVRSGDAVYLGGLTDRRSSASFGGYFKGCIQDVRINSRRLQLYPIGAPVSSYALERLVNVTQGCASDSTCRNNPCQNGGVCYPTWDGFTCSCPSHAAGQLCEEATWCERSPCPPAGVCRPRAQGFECFSNATFYDDSAVISYKGNGKISRTLSYISFRIRTRKLNCVILHAERGPEFVTVSIQNSYLQLELMTGPDASLKLTLKSQHAISDGEWHSVEFSMLVPSLPSSKWIVNVDGKGTISSVRSGNLDFLKDEADIFLGGFGVDVGGSLAGCLSTVEIGGIALPYHGNSEVDIPRVQDEQFLKMSPRAVRGGCSGADVCVAKPCLNDGVCQDLFNLFSCTCPSGWMGPRCELHTNPCSINPCAHGNCSVHSLGYQCICDAGYTGANCEEKTDPCLHHQCSYGATCLRGIHGYSCLCRDNSTGKYCHEKIKELPWYIDKIRRPKLPVSVCGNEHRNYTCFNGGNCTDGIASMCSCRLGFTGHRCETELDECRSDPCLNGGYCRNLLNRYQCLCHISFAGEHCEVDLSDIYFYVSLLLWQNLFQLLSYLVLHLEDDAEVEWGVDDE, from the exons TCTGAAGGTGCCTTATCTGACAAGGATACCGATGTGTGTGATTCGAACCCATGCCAGAATGGAGGCTCATGTGAGAAGAGTTTTGCCAGCTACACATGCCACTGTTCAAATGAGAACCAAAACGGCATCGTGTACGGAGGCCGGAACTGCACTCAGGTCCTGGTAGGCTGTAGGGGGCGCCAGTGCCATAATGGGGGAACATGCTTCCCTTTCCTGAGTGACGAAGTGCATGTCTACGAATGCTTATGTCCTAGTGGCTTTACAGGCACCTACTGCCAAGAATCCACCACATTCTCCTTTGAGACCAATGGTTACGTCCACCTTGAGACATCAACCCCAGATACAAAAGCGGACTTGAACGTGACCCTCAGCTTTAGAACCCTGCAAGGTGAGGGACTGCTGTTTCAGCGGGATGTTGGAGGATTACTGCATAGGCTGCAGCTGTCCAGAGGCCACGTGCATCTCAGCCTTCTGGAGCACAGTGAACCTGCAGTGTCACTGGCGCTGCCACAGAACGTGACCGACGGCTGGTGGCACACCGTTGAGATCATCCTGGGGCAGGAAGGACTAAGTGTTGGGCTACTGGATTCCTCATGTCAGGAGGACTGCGAGAACCAAATGGCTGTGAAGAGCAACTGGACGCAGCTGGAACTGACACGTCGTAGCATGTTCATCGGTGGGGTTCGGGGGGAGGGTGAAGCCGGCCCGCCGCATTTTATCGGCTGCCTGCGGGACCTGCGCGTCGACGATGTGCCACTGGTGCCGGTGCATTGGCCGAAGGGATCCACAGAGAGCCTCACCCATGGGTGCATAGAGAGGGACCGGTGTGTGGACGACCCGTGCCAGAGTAGGGGCAGATGCCATAATCAGTGGCTGAGCTACAAGTGCGAGTGCGACAGTCCCTTTGAAGGGCAAGATTGCTCAGAGG AGAATATCGCTGGGAGGTTTGGGGATGGAGAACTGGAAAGCTATGCTGTTTTCACTATTGACGACGACCCCGGACAGGACATTGTGCTCAGCATGCGGGTGCGCACGCGGAGGCGGAGCGGGCTGCTGCTCGCCCTCGTCAATAGCAGCGGCTCCTACCTCCGGCTATGGCTGCAGGACGGCAAAGCCACAGTCCGGGCCGAACGTTCCCCGAGCCTCACGGGACGGCTGGCGCTGAGCGACGGGGCGCTTCATCACGTAACCGTGAGAGTGCAGCAGGACCAAATGGCGCTGTTCCTGTCGTCCCAGAAGCAGGGGGAGGTCTCTGTTTCCATGCCACCGGTCCGGTCAGGAGACGCGGTTTACCTCGGGGGACTGACAGACCGGCGCTCCAGCGCCTCGTTTGGAGGTTATTTCAAAGGATGCATCCAGGACGTGCGGATAAACTCCCGGCGCCTGCAGCTCTATCCCATAGGCGCGCCAGTGAGCTCCTATGCCCTGGAGCGCCTTGTCAACGTAACGCAAGGCTGTGCAAGCGACAGCACCTGCAGA AATAATCCGTGTCAGAATGGGGGGGTTTGCTATCCCACGTGGGACGGCTTCACGTGCTCCTGCCCCTCGCATGCTGCCGGCCAGCTCTGCGAAGAGGCGACGTGGTGTGAGCGGTCCCCCTGTCCGCCAGCCGGGGTCTGCCGGCCCAGAGCACAAGGCTTCGAGT GTTTTTCCAATGCAACGTTTTACGATGATAGCGCTGTCATTTCTTACAAAGGCAATGGCAAGATCTCTCGAACTCTCAGCTACATCTCTTTTCGGATTCGGACAAGGAAGCTCAACTGTGTCATTCTGCATGCTGAGAGGGGCCCTGAGTTTGTCACGGTCTCCATCCAAAACTCTTATCTCCAGTTGGAGTTGATGACTGGCCCAGATGCCTCCCTCAAACTGACCCTGAAGAGCCAGCACGCCATCAGCGATGGTGAATGGCACTCAGTGGAGTTCTCTATGCTGGTCCCCTCATTGCCATCTTCCAAATGGATTGTCAACGTTGACGGCAAAGGGACAATCTCCAGCGTCAGATCTGGGAACCTGGATTTCCTGAAGGATGAGGCTGACATTTTCTTGGGTGGCTTTGGAGTCGACGTTGGCGGTAGCCTTGCCGGGTGTCTGAGTACAGTGGAAATTGGCGGAATAGCACTGCCCTACCATGGGAACAGTGAGGTGGACATACCAAGGGTCCAAGACGAGCAGTTCCTCAAGATGTCCCCCAGAGCAGTTCGTGGTGGTTGCTCGGGGGCTGATGTCTGCGTGGCCAAACCTTGCCTGAATGACGGCGTCTGTCAGGACCTTTTTAACCTCTTCAGCTGCACTTGCCCGTCAGGCTGGATGGGACCACGCTGTGAACTCCACACAAACCCATGCTCCATCAATCCATGTGCCCATGGCAACTGCAGCGTTCACTCCCTGGGGTACCAGTGCATCTGTGATGCTGGTTATACTGGGGCTAACTGCGAGGAGAAGACAGACCCCTGTCTGCACCATCAGTGTTCATACGGAGCAACGTGCCTCAGAGGAATCCATGGCTACTCTTGCCTCTGCCGTGATAACAGCACTGGAAAATACTGCCA TGAGAAGATTAAAGAACTTCCTTGGTATATAGACAAGATCCG CCGCCCGAAGCTTCCAGTGTCCGTCTGTGGAAACGAGCACAGGAACTACACGTGTTTCAATGGAGGTAACTGTACCGACGGCATCGCAAGCATGTGCAGCTGCCGGCTGGGATTCACAGGTCACCG GTGTGAGACGGAGCTGGACGAGTGCAGGTCAGACCCCTGCCTTAACGGGGGCTATTGCAGGAACCTGCTGAACCGTTACCAGTGTTTGTGCCACATCAGCTTCGCCGGAGAGCACTGCGAAGTGGACCTCAGCGACATTTACTTTTACGTGTCTCTGCTGCTCTGGCAGAACCTCTTTCAGTTGCTCTCCTACCTGGTCCTACATCTTGAAGACGACGCAGAGGTTGAATGGGGGGTCGACGACGAATGA
- the LOC111840992 gene encoding complement factor H-like isoform X3 — protein sequence MEVIQLCAFLVLYISSSALKSAYGEDCDPPPRVKDGLFLGRYKKTYSDGSELPFACRESYEIRGDKKIVCTNGEWSPMPQCVESESCGEPPAMSNGFVKGQSTDKMEATYQCNHGYILTGSQKVTCHNGQWTNPPTCLRESCGEPPAMSNGFVKGQSTDKMEATYQCNHGYILTGSQKVTCHNGQWTNPPTCLRSIREESKTEQSRPGQGCESPPKIDNGDVIDSNAMKATYQCKRHYTLRGSKDLACRNGQWDEPPVCLSPCSVSSIPAEHNLQSPRDTVYIPEDSDVQFRCISRTYRYIGGWLYTGIGHCRNGKVTFTGCRYYN from the exons ATGGAAGTTATACAATTATGTGCATTCCTTGTGCTTTACATTTCATCTTCAGCACTTAAAAGTG CATACGGTGAAGACTGTGATCCTCCCCCTCGTGTGAAAGATGGATTATTTCTTGGCAGATATAAAAAGACATACTCCGATGGATCAGAACTGCCCTTTGCTTGTCGTGAATCATATGAAATTCGAGGGGATAAAAAAATAGTTTGTACTAATGGAGAATGGAGCCCGATGCCTCAATGTGTAGAGA GTGAATCTTGTGGAGAACCTCCAGCCATGAGCAATGGATTTGTGAAAGGCCAGAGTACTGATAAAATGGAAGCTACTTATCAGTGTAACCATGGTTACATATTGACTGGGTCCCAAAAAGTAACATGTCATAATGGGCAGTGGACCAATCCTCCGACTTGTTTAC GTGAATCTTGTGGAGAACCTCCAGCCATGAGCAATGGATTTGTGAAAGGCCAGAGTACTGATAAAATGGAAGCTACTTATCAGTGTAACCATGGTTACATATTGACTGGGTCCCAAAAAGTAACATGTCATAATGGGCAGTGGACCAATCCTCCGACTTGTTTAC GTTCCATAAGAGAAGAGAGCAAAACTGAGCAAAGTAGACCTG GTCAAGGTTGTGAATCACCTCCAAAGATTGACAATGGCGATGTGATTGACAGTAATGCAATGAAAGCGACGTATCAGTGTAAGAGACATTATACATTAAGGGGCTCGAAGGACTTAGCATGTCGAAATGGCCAGTGGGATGAACCTCCAGTTTGTTTAT CTCCGTGTTCAGTATCATCAATACCTGCCGAACATAATCTTCAGTCTCCGAGGGACACTGTCTATATTCCAGAGGACAGCGATGTACAGTTTCGTTGTATATCCAGAACTTACCGTTATATTGGAGGATGGTTATACACAGGCATAGGACACTGTCGCAATGGAAAAGTGACCTTCACGGGAT GCAGATATTACAACTGA
- the LOC111840992 gene encoding complement factor H-like isoform X2, whose amino-acid sequence MEVIQLCAFLVLYISSSALKSAYGEDCDPPPRVKDGLFLGRYKKTYSDGSELPFACRESYEIRGDKKIVCTNGEWSPMPQCVESESCGEPPAMSNGFVKGQSTDKMEATYQCNHGYILTGSQKVTCHNGQWTNPPTCLRESCGEPPAMSNGFVKGQSTDKMEATYQCNHGYILTGSQKVTCHNGQWTNPPTCLRESCGEPPAVSNGFLKGQSTDKMEVTYQCNHGYILTGSQKVTCDNGQWTFQLDPPTCIRSIREESKTEQSRPGQGCESPPKIDNGDVIDSNAMKATYQCKRHYTLRGSKDLACRNGQWDEPPVCLSPCSVSSIPAEHNLQSPRDTVYIPEDSDVQFRCISRTYRYIGGWLYTGIGHCRNGKVTFTGCDRAE is encoded by the exons ATGGAAGTTATACAATTATGTGCATTCCTTGTGCTTTACATTTCATCTTCAGCACTTAAAAGTG CATACGGTGAAGACTGTGATCCTCCCCCTCGTGTGAAAGATGGATTATTTCTTGGCAGATATAAAAAGACATACTCCGATGGATCAGAACTGCCCTTTGCTTGTCGTGAATCATATGAAATTCGAGGGGATAAAAAAATAGTTTGTACTAATGGAGAATGGAGCCCGATGCCTCAATGTGTAGAGA GTGAATCTTGTGGAGAACCTCCAGCCATGAGCAATGGATTTGTGAAAGGCCAGAGTACTGATAAAATGGAAGCTACTTATCAGTGTAACCATGGTTACATATTGACTGGGTCCCAAAAAGTAACATGTCATAATGGGCAGTGGACCAATCCTCCGACTTGTTTAC GTGAATCTTGTGGAGAACCTCCAGCCATGAGCAATGGATTTGTGAAAGGCCAGAGTACTGATAAAATGGAAGCTACTTATCAGTGTAACCATGGTTACATATTGACTGGGTCCCAAAAAGTAACATGTCATAATGGGCAGTGGACCAATCCTCCGACTTGTTTAC GTGAATCTTGTGGAGAACCTCCAGCCGTGAGCAATGGATTTTTGAAAGGCCAGAGTACTGATAAAATGGAAGTTACTTATCAGTGTAACCATGGTTACATATTGACTGGGTCTCAAAAAGTAACATGTGATAATGGGCAGTGGACCTTCCAACTTGATCCTCCGACTTGTATAC GTTCCATAAGAGAAGAGAGCAAAACTGAGCAAAGTAGACCTG GTCAAGGTTGTGAATCACCTCCAAAGATTGACAATGGCGATGTGATTGACAGTAATGCAATGAAAGCGACGTATCAGTGTAAGAGACATTATACATTAAGGGGCTCGAAGGACTTAGCATGTCGAAATGGCCAGTGGGATGAACCTCCAGTTTGTTTAT CTCCGTGTTCAGTATCATCAATACCTGCCGAACATAATCTTCAGTCTCCGAGGGACACTGTCTATATTCCAGAGGACAGCGATGTACAGTTTCGTTGTATATCCAGAACTTACCGTTATATTGGAGGATGGTTATACACAGGCATAGGACACTGTCGCAATGGAAAAGTGACCTTCACGGGAT gTGATCGTGCCGAATGA
- the zbtb41 gene encoding zinc finger and BTB domain-containing protein 41: MKRKANLSKLLGGRQCKERAPLEESTAHCSAVIPFTPLAANLNDSDQPSIGTSQQRKHLVSAQNNGDFLHFLNEDRQKASLFCDLVVIVNGKRYSAHKVVVAFGSSYFHSRLSKSPDLNVVTVKEMEESAFCHLLQFLYTSEFVIFEKEIPMLVEAARFLDMTDAVRLLTSEEVMEASAQVQEVTTDVPQKEAQPDPSESSSKVLSGGKCTHCSRIFCYRKSLENHLARSHSMAEGLEEKEWNSDKVAPQVTRRSARRRKCPAKFEEGDKDREGVSDKASPSKSNSEEVSTLTEEENEEQKEEDEQDEEEEVREPDGRSEFTEEDRPYNENLDEAEKNQQNESEGEEHSIGADVPEKLYPDGLMPLIIKSSNKKTLKCPKCEKTFDRAGKYESHTRVHTGEKPFQCDVCHQCYSTKSNLTVHKKKHNIGVPFQKKEHRCPFCNKLHASRKTLAKHVRRFHPDHIQEFLSMKKRKSETWKCDICHRSFTRRPHLEEHMILHSQDRPFKCAFCDDYFKSRFSRLKHQEKYHLGPFPCEICGRQFNDTGNRKRHIECTHGGKRKWTCSTCGKSVRERTTLNEHMRIHSGEKPHLCSICGQSFRHGSSYRLHLRVHHDDKRYECDECGKTFIRHDHLTKHKKIHSGEKAHQCEECGKCFRRHDHLTVHYRSVHLGEKVWQKYKAALHQCEVCKKEFKGKSSLEMHFRTHSGEKPYRCQICNQTFRIKKTLTKHMVIHSDARPFNCPHCSATFKRKDKLKYHTDHVHGSRAAEPASTEPGEDKAAGLATPYQDKMHPAEHGKAYPSERKAVLQGAGPDTCVPVTLVPVPMPEVSSQSGLGGHAPHGILQTQSEGQPTAEYQPAADLVFLEKYTLTPQPATIVHPVRTDQILDPREPSYLGTLLGLDAAAQVQNISSADHGH, from the exons ATGAAGAGAAAAGCTAATCTTTCCAAGCTACTGGGTGGTAGGCAATGCAAAGAAAGGGCACCGCTAGAGGAATCTACAGCCCATTGCAGTGCAGTAATTCCATTCACTCCATTGGCTGCTAACCTGAATGATTCTGACCAGCCTTCTATAGGGACTTCACAGCAAAGAAAGCACCTCGTTTCAGCTCAGAATAATGGTGACTTTCTTCATTTTCTGAATGAGGACAGACAGAAAGCGTCACTGTTTTGCGACTTGGTCGTTATCGTGAACGGGAAGAGGTACAGTGCCCACAAGGTGGTGGTGGCCTTTGGGAGCAGCTACTTCCACAGCAGACTGAGCAAAAGCCCTGATCTGAATGTAGTAACTGTGAAGGAAATGGAAGAGTCTGCCTTTTGTCACTTGCTTCAGTTCTTGTACACATCAGAATTTGTGATCTTTGAGAAGGAGATTCCGATGCTGGTGGAGGCCGCCAGGTTTCTGGACATGACGGACGCTGTGAGGCTGCTAACCAGCGAGGAGGTCATGGAAGCTTCAGCCCAGGTACAGGAAGTGACTACTGACGTACCACAGAAGGAGGCCCAGCCAGATCCTTCTGAGAGCAGCTCAAAGGTATTGAGCGGGGGCAAATGCACCCACTGCAGCCGAATATTTTGCTACAGGAAGTCCTTGGAGAACCATTTGGCCAGGAGTCACAGTATGGCCGAAGGTTTGGAGGAAAAAGAGTGGAACTCTGACAAAGTTGCCCCGCAAGTGACCAGGCGATCTGCGCGTAGGAGGAAATGCCCAGCTAAGTTTGAGGAGGGTGATAAGGACAGAGAGGGTGTGTCTGACAAGGCTAGCCCGAGCAAGTCCAACAGCGAGGAGGTGTCAACCCTGACAGAAGAGGAGAATGAGGAGCAGAAGGAGGAGGATGAAcaggacgaggaggaggaggtcagGGAACCTGACGGAAGGAGTGAGTTCACTGAAGAGGACAGACCGTACAATGAAAACTTGGATGAAGCAGAGAAGAATCAACAGAATGAGAGTGAAGGAGAGGAACACAGCATTGGTGCTGACGTGCCGGAGAAGCTGTATCCAGATGGACTGATGCCGCTCATAATTAAGAGTTCCAACAAGAAAACACTCAAGTGTCCTAAATGTGAAAAAACTTTTGACCGGGCAG GAAAATACGAGAGTCACACGCGAGTTCACACGGGGGAGAAACCGTTTCAGTGCGACGTCTGTCACCAGTGTTACTCAACTAAGTCCAACCTCACTGTTCACAAGAAGAAGCACAATATTGGAGTGCCTTTTCAGAAGAAGGAGCACAGGTGCCCTTTTTGCAATAAGTTACACGCCAGCAGGAAAACACTAGCAAAGCATGTAAGGAG ATTCCACCCTGACCACATTCAAGAGTTCCTTTCGATGAAGAAAAGAAAGAGTGAAACTTGGAAATGTGAT ATCTGCCATAGGTCCTTCACCCGTCGGCCACACCTGGAAGAGCACATGATCCTCCACTCGCAGGACAGGCCCTTTAAATGCGCATTTTGCGATGACTATTTCAAGTCGAGGTTCTCGCGACTGAAGCACCAAGAGAAGTACCATTTAG GACCATTTCCTTGTGAAATTTGCGGCAGACAGTTCAATGACACGGGAAACAGGAAGCGTCATATCGAATGCACGCATGGTGGGAAAAGAAAATGGACATGCTCCACTTGTGGGAAATCTGTACGCGAAAG GACTACTTTAAATGAGCATATGAGGATTCATAGTGGAGAGAAACCTCATCTTTGCAGCATATGTGGCCAGAGTTTCCGGCATGGAAGCTCGTACAG ACTTCATCTTAGGGTCCATCACGATGACAAGCGGTACGAGTGTGACGAATGCGGGAAAACCTTCATTCGGCACGATCAcctaacaaaacacaaaaaaatacactCAG GAGAGAAGGCGCATCAATGTGAAGAATGCGGCAAGTGCTTCAGGCGTCACGACCACCTGACGGTGCACTATAGGAGCGTTCATCTGGGGGAGAAGGTGTGGCAGAA GTACAAGGCAGCACTGCATCAGTGTGAAGTCTGTAAGAAGGAATTCAAAGGAAAGTCCAGCTTAGAGATGCATTTCCGGACCCATTCAG GGGAGAAGCCGTACAGGTGTCAGATCTGCAATCAGACGTTCAGGATAAAGAAGACGTTAACGAAGCACATGGTGATTCACTCGGACGCGCGGCCCTTTAACTGTCCGCACTGCAGCGCCACCTTCAAGAGGAAAGACAAGCTGAAGTATCACACAGACCACGTCCACGGAAGTAGGGCGGCAGAGCCGGCCAGCACTGAGCCGGGCGAGGACAAGGCCGCCGGCCTCGCCACGCCGTACCAAGATAAGATGCATCCGGCCGAACACGGCAAGGCGTACCCATCAGAGCGGAAggccgtcctccagggggcgggcCCAGACACCTGCGTGCCAGTTACGCTCGTTCCAGTTCCGATGCCAGAGGTCTCCAGCCAATCAGGTCTCGGGGGCCACGCCCCCCATGGTATCCTCCAGACTCAGTCTGAGGGGCAACCAACAGCTGAATACCAGCCAGCTGCCGATCTCGTTTTCTTAGAGAAATACACTCTCACCCCTCAGCCGGCCACAATCGTTCACCCGGTGCGAACCGACCAGATCCTCGATCCCAGAGAACCTTCTTATCTGGGTACTTTACTTGGACTGGATGCAGCTGCCCAGGTGCAGAACATCTCAAGTGCAGATCATGGCCACTGA
- the LOC111840992 gene encoding complement factor H-like isoform X1, translating into MEVIQLCAFLVLYISSSALKSAYGEDCDPPPRVKDGLFLGRYKKTYSDGSELPFACRESYEIRGDKKIVCTNGEWSPMPQCVESESCGEPPAMSNGFVKGQSTDKMEATYQCNHGYILTGSQKVTCHNGQWTNPPTCLRESCGEPPAMSNGFVKGQSTDKMEATYQCNHGYILTGSQKVTCHNGQWTNPPTCLRESCGEPPAVSNGFLKGQSTDKMEVTYQCNHGYILTGSQKVTCDNGQWTFQLDPPTCIRSIREESKTEQSRPGQGCESPPKIDNGDVIDSNAMKATYQCKRHYTLRGSKDLACRNGQWDEPPVCLSPCSVSSIPAEHNLQSPRDTVYIPEDSDVQFRCISRTYRYIGGWLYTGIGHCRNGKVTFTGCRYYN; encoded by the exons ATGGAAGTTATACAATTATGTGCATTCCTTGTGCTTTACATTTCATCTTCAGCACTTAAAAGTG CATACGGTGAAGACTGTGATCCTCCCCCTCGTGTGAAAGATGGATTATTTCTTGGCAGATATAAAAAGACATACTCCGATGGATCAGAACTGCCCTTTGCTTGTCGTGAATCATATGAAATTCGAGGGGATAAAAAAATAGTTTGTACTAATGGAGAATGGAGCCCGATGCCTCAATGTGTAGAGA GTGAATCTTGTGGAGAACCTCCAGCCATGAGCAATGGATTTGTGAAAGGCCAGAGTACTGATAAAATGGAAGCTACTTATCAGTGTAACCATGGTTACATATTGACTGGGTCCCAAAAAGTAACATGTCATAATGGGCAGTGGACCAATCCTCCGACTTGTTTAC GTGAATCTTGTGGAGAACCTCCAGCCATGAGCAATGGATTTGTGAAAGGCCAGAGTACTGATAAAATGGAAGCTACTTATCAGTGTAACCATGGTTACATATTGACTGGGTCCCAAAAAGTAACATGTCATAATGGGCAGTGGACCAATCCTCCGACTTGTTTAC GTGAATCTTGTGGAGAACCTCCAGCCGTGAGCAATGGATTTTTGAAAGGCCAGAGTACTGATAAAATGGAAGTTACTTATCAGTGTAACCATGGTTACATATTGACTGGGTCTCAAAAAGTAACATGTGATAATGGGCAGTGGACCTTCCAACTTGATCCTCCGACTTGTATAC GTTCCATAAGAGAAGAGAGCAAAACTGAGCAAAGTAGACCTG GTCAAGGTTGTGAATCACCTCCAAAGATTGACAATGGCGATGTGATTGACAGTAATGCAATGAAAGCGACGTATCAGTGTAAGAGACATTATACATTAAGGGGCTCGAAGGACTTAGCATGTCGAAATGGCCAGTGGGATGAACCTCCAGTTTGTTTAT CTCCGTGTTCAGTATCATCAATACCTGCCGAACATAATCTTCAGTCTCCGAGGGACACTGTCTATATTCCAGAGGACAGCGATGTACAGTTTCGTTGTATATCCAGAACTTACCGTTATATTGGAGGATGGTTATACACAGGCATAGGACACTGTCGCAATGGAAAAGTGACCTTCACGGGAT GCAGATATTACAACTGA